One genomic window of Pontibacillus halophilus JSM 076056 = DSM 19796 includes the following:
- a CDS encoding glycerol-3-phosphate responsive antiterminator has product MGLSGVLPAAKSLKDFEKLLEFECEYIILLEVRVSQLKNVVRYAKRANKKVIIHVDLVQGLKNDEYATEFICQEIKPYGVISTRTSVITTAKKHNIVAVQRLFLLDSNAINHNVRLIEKSQPDYVEVLPGIIPHMIEELKDRLDIPLIAGGLLRTEADVTRALDAGAVAITSSDRELWNY; this is encoded by the coding sequence ATGGGGTTATCAGGAGTGTTACCAGCAGCTAAATCACTTAAAGACTTTGAGAAGCTGCTTGAATTTGAGTGTGAATATATCATCTTATTAGAAGTTCGGGTATCACAATTAAAGAACGTTGTACGTTATGCGAAGAGGGCGAACAAGAAAGTAATTATCCATGTGGACCTTGTACAAGGATTAAAGAATGATGAATATGCGACTGAGTTCATCTGCCAAGAAATTAAGCCATACGGGGTGATTTCTACTCGTACAAGCGTCATTACGACAGCTAAAAAACATAACATTGTAGCGGTTCAGCGTTTGTTCCTACTCGATTCAAATGCCATTAATCACAATGTACGTCTAATAGAGAAATCGCAACCGGATTATGTTGAAGTGCTACCAGGCATAATCCCTCATATGATTGAAGAGCTGAAAGATCGTTTAGACATCCCGTTGATTGCTGGAGGGTTACTCCGTACAGAAGCAGATGTCACACGCGCCTTAGATGCTGGGGCTGTAGCGATTACATCATCTGACCGAGAGCTTTGGAATTATTAA